In Pseudomonadota bacterium, the sequence CGTAACGGAGTAACGGCGTATGGGCGTGTGTGAGTGACTGCGTTTATTTTAATTTTATCATCCATTTTTCAGATTCACCTATCATTATAACAAGTTGACTAATAATATGTTCGTATGTATCATCAAGCTTATCTTTTAGACGCTTATCTATGAATCCGCATTTATAGGCAAACTCAATCCATACCTGAGTTTCGCAGGCTTCGCTTTCTGCATCGCTCAATTTTGCAATAAACGCAGCCTTGTACCTCCTCTTTCGCCATGCTTCGGCAATGTTTGCACAGACTGAACGGGAAGACCGTCTAATCTGATCGGTCATGGAATATTTTTCCTCCTGCGGAAACGTTTTAGTAAACTGAAATACTTCCATCGCAGTATCCATAGCATTCTGATAAACCTTCAACTCTCTGTAATTCGTTACAAATTCTCCCATACGCCGTTACTCCGTTACGCCCATACACCGTTACGGTTTATCTCACCCGCTTCACCATTCACTATCCTTATTTCATTGGGCAATATATTACAATTATAGCCTATAATCAGCTTTTTGCAATAACTTTTCGTCAGGAGCTGAGCGCTCTTTTCCGGCGAAGCGGATCAAGTATAATCCCACTTATCTCTGAGATGGCTCAGCGGCATTGCAATGATTTTTTCTGAAAGCTTGTATCGTTCACTTCCAGGATAAATTACCCATAATGAAACAAGATGGAGGTCTTCTACGGCTACATTTATTGACTTTGTAATGCGAGGTGCATCAATGTACTTAAATTCTATCCCCCAGTTTTTCCCTCCGCTCTGCCAGAAAAGATCCAGTTCAGCCCCTGCATGGGTACTCCAGAAATATAGTGAATGTTCTTCTTTACCAAGAACCCGGGAGATATGTTCGAGGGCAAACCCCTCCCATGAAGCGCCAAGTTTGTTATGTGAAAGAAGTTGTTTTGGCATATCTATAGACATGAGGGAATGAAAAAGTCCGGAGTCCCGTAAATATATTTTTGGTCTCTTGACAAGCCTTTTTCCGATATTCACATGCCATGGCTGAAGCACCCTTATCATATAGGTTCCTTCCAGAATATCGCAGTACCTGCGAACCGTCATATCAGAGATACCGAAAGAGCGTCCCAGTTCAGCATAGTTTATTACACTACCGTGATAATGACTTAACATGGTCCAGAATCGCCTCATCATCCTTGAGGGAATTTGAATCCCCAGTTGAGGTATATCTCTTTCCAAAAATGTAGAAATATAGTTCTCACGCCAAAGGCGGCTTTCCTCATCCGATTTAGCCAGATATGATCTTGGTAATCCTCCACGGAACCACAGTCTTTCGATGCTATTCAATCCAACATCTGCTGGCCTGAAACCACCAAGCTGATAGTAAGCGATCCTTCCTGCAAGCGATTCAGAACTCTGCTGCAAAAGATTTCTTGAAGCACTTCCCAGGATTATATATTTTTGATCCTGTTTTTTATCCACCAGATAGCGCATTAACGGAAATAATTCGGGCATTCTTTGAATTTCATCAATGACAATAATCCCCTTCAATCCTTCCAGGGCTAACTGAGGTTGTTCAAGGCGGGCAATATCACGCGGATTTTCAAGGTCGAAATAATGTTTATACGGGATTGTCTTGACAAGGGTTGTTTTCCCGCACTGGCGCGCTCCGAGTACGGCTACAATGGGAAATGACCTGATCAGTTTTTGAATATCTCTGAAATCCTTTTTTCTCTCTATGAACGTCATAACAACAGTATATCAGTGTTCCTTGAAATGTCAACAAATATATATGATATTTCAAGGACATTAACTGAAAGGTTGACAATATATTAGGAGTGGAGGACGTCTCCACAACATCCGCATCATATAAGGTGCCATTGTTCTGGACAATTTCCTCAAGAGCCTTGTCTATTCCTAAAGCCGAACTGTAGGGCCTGTAGAATGAGTATGTGTGGGTGAGTGACAGATTGAATATACTATCACCATAAAATCAATTATAGCCACCTTTTGTGAATTGTCAATGATTAGGTTTGGTACTATTACCACTTGAGACACGGTATAAATCGCTTATTTATGAAAAACTCTGTTTCAGGAAGAAAGTAGGCCTGTGGGAAAAAATGGGGTCTTGACAGCCTGTTGCCCAAATCAAATTATTTGCCGGAACACTGTTTCCCTCGACGCTCCGGCTCCGCGTTTCTTACCCCATCCGCAAGCGGGTACCCGGCCTCGGAATTCACTCAATTCGTGAACTCGTGCTTCGCACTCAGACAGCACGTACGGTTTCATTGCGAACGGATGTGAGCAACATTGTCCTCCTGCCTGTCGGCAGACAGGTCGGAACACTTTTCCTCGTCAAGTGGGTACCCAAGAAATGGTGAACCAGAAAAAACAGTTTTTCAACTTTCTTCAATAAAAAAGCGCCCCGCAAAGAGGCGCTTTTTTGTGAGCGAAAGTTTATTTATATTTTTTCTTCCCCGATTCTCATGCTGTAGAAGGAACGGTATATGAAGACAAGGGCAACTATTAAGAATACAATGCCAATTCCTGTCTTCAGGCTTTGAGACTGCATTGTAACCGCAATCTCTGTAGCGAGCAAGCCGAAAAGGGTTGTGAACTTAATGACCGGGTTCATTGAAACGGATGAGGTATCCTTAAACGGGTCGCCAACAGTATCACCAATAACGGTTGCTTCATGGAGCGGCGTACCCTTCTCTTTCAGGTCCACTTCCACAATCTTCTTTGCATTATCCCATGCAGCACCGGCATTCGCCATGAAGATTGCCTGGAATAGCCCGAAGAATGCGATTGCTACGAGATACCCTATGAAGAAGTAGGGGTTAAAGAAGGAAAGCGCAAGAGTCATAAAGAAGATGACTACAAAAATGTTTATCATGCCCTTCTGTGCGTAAATCGTGCATATCTTTACAACTTCCTTGCTATCCTCGATAGATGCTGCCTCAGCGCTTTCCAGCTTGATATTGTTCTTGATAAATACAACTGCACGGTATGCACCTGTCACAACGGCCTGTGTTGCAGCACCTGTAAACCAGTAGATTACCGCGCCACCCATCAAGAGACCGAGGATGATTTCTGGCTGAACAAGGCTCAATTTTGCAATTACTCCTCCAAACATATGTTCAAGGAGAATAATGATACCAAAGACCATCGTTGTTGCACCGACAACTGCTGTTCCGATGAGCACAGGTTTTGCTGTTGCCTTGAATGTATTTCCCGCACCATCCGTCTCTTCAAGGTAATCCTTGCCATTTTCAAAATCTGGGTCAAAACCGAACTCCTTCTTTATTTCCTCTTTTATATTTGGTATGCTTTCAATTCTTGAGAGTTCATATACAGATTGTGCATTGTCTGCTACAGGCCCGAAAGAGTCAACACAGATCGTTACAGGACCCATGCCGAGAAAACCGAATGCCACAAGACCAAAAGCAAAAACCGGTGTAGCAAAGACAAATTCCTTGGGCATTATGGCT encodes:
- a CDS encoding ATP-binding protein translates to MTFIERKKDFRDIQKLIRSFPIVAVLGARQCGKTTLVKTIPYKHYFDLENPRDIARLEQPQLALEGLKGIIVIDEIQRMPELFPLMRYLVDKKQDQKYIILGSASRNLLQQSSESLAGRIAYYQLGGFRPADVGLNSIERLWFRGGLPRSYLAKSDEESRLWRENYISTFLERDIPQLGIQIPSRMMRRFWTMLSHYHGSVINYAELGRSFGISDMTVRRYCDILEGTYMIRVLQPWHVNIGKRLVKRPKIYLRDSGLFHSLMSIDMPKQLLSHNKLGASWEGFALEHISRVLGKEEHSLYFWSTHAGAELDLFWQSGGKNWGIEFKYIDAPRITKSINVAVEDLHLVSLWVIYPGSERYKLSEKIIAMPLSHLRDKWDYT
- a CDS encoding four helix bundle protein: MGEFVTNYRELKVYQNAMDTAMEVFQFTKTFPQEEKYSMTDQIRRSSRSVCANIAEAWRKRRYKAAFIAKLSDAESEACETQVWIEFAYKCGFIDKRLKDKLDDTYEHIISQLVIMIGESEKWMIKLK
- a CDS encoding sodium/proton-translocating pyrophosphatase, translating into LSDLPAEYSSLWWALSIIISCGTIAGALIPEFTKVFTSTNSRHVQEVMSSARQGGASLDILSGFVAGNFSAFWEGLVILVLMFIAYLVSKNPSIIAIMPKEFVFATPVFAFGLVAFGFLGMGPVTICVDSFGPVADNAQSVYELSRIESIPNIKEEIKKEFGFDPDFENGKDYLEETDGAGNTFKATAKPVLIGTAVVGATTMVFGIIILLEHMFGGVIAKLSLVQPEIILGLLMGGAVIYWFTGAATQAVVTGAYRAVVFIKNNIKLESAEAASIEDSKEVVKICTIYAQKGMINIFVVIFFMTLALSFFNPYFFIGYLVAIAFFGLFQAIFMANAGAAWDNAKKIVEVDLKEKGTPLHEATVIGDTVGDPFKDTSSVSMNPVIKFTTLFGLLATEIAVTMQSQSLKTGIGIVFLIVALVFIYRSFYSMRIGEEKI